The following is a genomic window from Acidisarcina sp..
TATGGTTGTGGAACGAAACAGTCGCAGATTTCTTGTGCTGCCTCTACTCGTGCGCTACTTTTGCTGATCCCACCACAGCGTGACCCGGAAAGATGCCGGGCACAATCTTGCCGTCGTCCACAACCACAGTCCCGCCAACGATCAGGTAATGCACACCCGTGCTGGGTTCCATGGGATGCTGGAATGTGGCACGGTCGGTGATGGTCAGCGGATCGAATACCACTATGTCGGCATCGGCTCCCTCCTGCAGGCGGCCCTTACGCTGCGCCGCTGGGGTGGAGCGTTCCAGCATCTGCGCCGGCATCAGAGTCATCTTGCGCAGCGCTTCCATCAACGAAAGCGTCTTCTTCTCGCGAACATACTGCGCCAGTACACGGGAGTAGGTGCCAGCGTTGCGGGGATGGCCTGGAGCGCCGTCGCTGGCGATCATCACCAGTGGGTCAGGAATGACTGTATCCACGATTGCCTGCGTGTTCGCAAATACCAGCACAGATTGAGGAGTGCTGGAACGATGCAGCTCCTCGAAGCGCTGCTGCGTAAGGTGCTCTCCCGAATCGGGGATCACGAGATCGCCATAGTCGATGCCAAGCCTCTCGCGCCATCCGGGATTGAACTGCGCCGTGTTGACCACGGTCATGCCGGCTATATATGGATAAGCCTCGGTAGTGACATCCACACCATGCGCGCGCGCCCCCTTTACCAGTGAGAGGCACTCTAAAGAGTCACGAAGACAGGTGCTGTTGATGTGGACGATGTGCAGCGGAGCCCCCGTAATGGCGGCTGCTCCAATCACTTCCTCCTCCGCTTCAATTGCCGAGCCTGGCTCAATCCTGCCAAAGCTCCGTAGATGGGTGTAGACCGGCAGCTTGCGCTCGGCTGCAACGCGGAACATGTCGATTACCTCGAGCCGTGTCGCGCCCGGAGTGTACTGAATTCCCATCCCGATACCGAGTCCGCCTGCTTCCAGCTCCGACCGCAGCCGCTGCTGGATCTGTGCGATCTGCTCCGGCGTGGCGGGCTGATTCGTTGCTGGCCCGCTCTGCGGCAGGATGTTGGGAATGCCAACACGAGGAGCAGTGACGGCACTGGGAAGAGGTGCGCCAAAGACCAGGGCACGAGCTGCCGCATGACTGG
Proteins encoded in this region:
- a CDS encoding amidohydrolase family protein, encoding MHKLILSFGLFVLTAVSVVAQDLDLVLQGGRVMDPETQMDAVRNVGIRDGRIVRVASEPLQGRRVVDAHGLVVAPGFIDLHQHGQDLDSQRVKALDGVTTALEMEIGVPDVAWFLKDKEGRSLINYGTTASHAAARALVFGAPLPSAVTAPRVGIPNILPQSGPATNQPATPEQIAQIQQRLRSELEAGGLGIGMGIQYTPGATRLEVIDMFRVAAERKLPVYTHLRSFGRIEPGSAIEAEEEVIGAAAITGAPLHIVHINSTCLRDSLECLSLVKGARAHGVDVTTEAYPYIAGMTVVNTAQFNPGWRERLGIDYGDLVIPDSGEHLTQQRFEELHRSSTPQSVLVFANTQAIVDTVIPDPLVMIASDGAPGHPRNAGTYSRVLAQYVREKKTLSLMEALRKMTLMPAQMLERSTPAAQRKGRLQEGADADIVVFDPLTITDRATFQHPMEPSTGVHYLIVGGTVVVDDGKIVPGIFPGHAVVGSAKVAHE